From Paenibacillus polymyxa, the proteins below share one genomic window:
- a CDS encoding cupin domain-containing protein, with product MKSFKYALEKKEPRTGPGGITRGASVHDFPVSEGIAGVSMRLEPGGMRELHWHANAAEWAYVISGSCRTTVIHPDGTSYVDIFNPGDVWYFPRGYGHSIQGLGPGECHFILIFDNGDFSEDHTFSITDFIAQTPADVVMQNLGFAADELALLPKKEAYFAKGPVPSIASHDAYPRISSDLITKHRYPLMAKQPRLAPGGGTQRTVTVEDFPISSTMAGSVIELEPGGLREMHWHPNADEWQYYLDGKAEMTVFLAEGNAVTEQFEAGDVGYVPMGAGHYIKNTGSDVCRILIGFNSGHYEAIDLSEWMAGNPVDVLATNLSLPREIAHKLPHKSVFIAPKS from the coding sequence ATGAAATCATTTAAGTATGCTTTGGAGAAAAAGGAACCCAGAACCGGGCCAGGGGGTATCACACGTGGGGCTTCAGTCCATGATTTCCCTGTATCAGAAGGAATAGCAGGGGTTTCGATGCGTCTGGAGCCGGGTGGAATGCGCGAGCTTCACTGGCATGCCAATGCAGCTGAATGGGCCTATGTGATTAGCGGTTCCTGTCGGACAACTGTTATCCATCCAGACGGTACTTCCTATGTCGATATTTTTAACCCCGGTGATGTATGGTATTTCCCGCGTGGTTATGGTCACTCCATTCAAGGTCTTGGTCCTGGAGAGTGTCATTTTATCCTGATTTTCGATAATGGTGATTTTTCGGAGGACCATACGTTCAGCATTACTGATTTTATCGCTCAGACTCCCGCAGATGTTGTCATGCAGAATCTCGGATTTGCAGCCGACGAGCTCGCTCTTTTGCCAAAGAAGGAAGCTTATTTTGCAAAAGGGCCTGTCCCATCTATCGCATCTCATGATGCATATCCGCGCATTTCTTCTGATCTGATTACTAAACACCGCTATCCTTTAATGGCCAAACAGCCCAGATTGGCACCGGGTGGAGGGACTCAGCGCACCGTTACAGTAGAAGATTTTCCTATTTCTTCGACGATGGCCGGATCTGTAATTGAACTGGAGCCGGGCGGATTGCGAGAAATGCACTGGCATCCCAATGCGGATGAATGGCAGTACTATTTGGACGGCAAAGCAGAAATGACTGTATTTCTGGCAGAAGGGAATGCAGTGACAGAGCAGTTTGAGGCCGGAGATGTAGGGTATGTACCTATGGGAGCCGGGCATTATATTAAAAATACCGGATCGGACGTATGCCGTATTTTGATTGGTTTTAACAGTGGTCATTACGAGGCCATTGATTTGAGTGAGTGGATGGCTGGCAACCCTGTTGATGTATTGGCAACGAATCTGAGCCTTCCTCGAGAAATAGCGCATAAACTACCTCATAAATCGGTCTTCATCGCTCCGAAATCTTAA
- a CDS encoding succinylglutamate desuccinylase/aspartoacylase family protein, protein MQVKRYMLGKGSSWATPYYVAIEGQQGPCAMVVAGIHGNEIASIRAAEKLVKLLNEQKLRFSHGKLIIVPIVNQKAYRKQIRGKPDLNRTFPRRKKQAATQPLSTALFKLLQKHHPEWYLDLHEANGLSQKDAKVLGQTLISNKGNPIIPTTRRIIKRMNRSIKVKDRHFNMRLHELPGSSRTAAARILGARAVTVETGWSLPQKERIHYQMKIVQHFLREAGMIKANKVYLSCKVRTVSL, encoded by the coding sequence ATGCAGGTCAAACGATATATGCTTGGAAAGGGCTCTTCTTGGGCGACTCCTTATTATGTAGCCATAGAGGGACAACAAGGTCCGTGTGCGATGGTGGTTGCAGGCATACATGGTAATGAAATAGCAAGTATACGTGCGGCTGAGAAACTGGTAAAGCTTTTGAATGAGCAAAAGCTGAGATTCAGCCATGGCAAGCTTATTATAGTGCCAATTGTGAATCAAAAGGCTTACCGCAAGCAGATTAGAGGAAAACCGGATCTGAATCGAACCTTTCCGCGCCGGAAAAAGCAGGCGGCAACACAACCGCTTTCCACTGCTCTATTCAAATTATTACAAAAGCATCACCCTGAATGGTATCTTGACTTGCATGAGGCGAATGGATTGTCACAAAAGGATGCCAAGGTGCTTGGCCAAACGCTGATCTCCAATAAGGGCAACCCGATAATTCCCACGACGCGCCGGATTATTAAGCGAATGAATCGCTCGATCAAGGTGAAAGACCGCCATTTCAACATGCGGTTGCATGAGCTCCCAGGTTCCTCTCGTACCGCTGCAGCCCGTATTTTAGGGGCACGTGCGGTAACTGTGGAAACAGGGTGGAGCCTGCCCCAGAAAGAACGCATACACTATCAGATGAAGATCGTGCAGCACTTTTTAAGAGAGGCCGGGATGATTAAGGCCAACAAGGTTTATTTATCTTGCAAGGTTAGAACGGTTTCCTTATGA
- a CDS encoding sugar phosphate nucleotidyltransferase, which produces MRIVLLCGGAGKRLWPLSNDIRSKLFLRLLPAPDGQQESMLGRVYRQLILAGLDSSALLLAHRSQVNLAFRHTEGRLPVLGEPAKRGTFTAAALAAAYFHTRGMGLDEVLCIAPADMFAGDDFFHSIAALSGLLLESGADLAMLGTRPTHASDQYGYVVPGLQMRQEGKSAYAQVARFTEKPDLSGAQQLINQGALWNCGIYAFTLRYMLSCMEQSQLPLNDKELCAMYDSLPVRSFDEEIAERTERAVVLPYEGEWHDIGNWQTLTEQLGSRVIGRGQISGQTHGTHIVNELPYPLHVIGVEDIIAAASLDGILIASKSHAHAIKEQLGKLQLHPMHGETSWGSYRVLDEFEHRSPNDILAIRLTVLPDHRLNGRIHGSGLKVWTIVSGRGEVMLNGERFAAASGSVFSIPVDTYHTIRADLDSKLELIEVRLGNSLVSAFYKSDSCNTEL; this is translated from the coding sequence GTGCGCATCGTATTGTTATGCGGTGGTGCCGGAAAACGGCTGTGGCCATTATCCAATGATATTCGGTCAAAGCTGTTTCTCCGGTTGTTGCCCGCTCCTGACGGGCAGCAGGAATCTATGCTCGGCCGGGTGTATCGTCAGCTTATCTTAGCCGGACTAGATTCCTCTGCCCTGCTTCTGGCTCATCGGAGTCAGGTAAATCTAGCCTTTCGCCATACAGAAGGTCGTCTGCCTGTTCTTGGCGAGCCGGCTAAACGGGGAACCTTCACAGCTGCTGCACTCGCTGCTGCTTATTTTCACACAAGAGGCATGGGGCTGGATGAAGTTCTCTGTATTGCTCCAGCAGATATGTTTGCAGGCGATGACTTCTTCCACAGCATAGCAGCGCTATCCGGTCTATTGCTCGAGAGCGGAGCCGATCTAGCTATGCTTGGGACAAGGCCTACCCATGCCTCAGACCAATATGGCTATGTCGTTCCGGGTCTGCAAATGAGGCAGGAAGGGAAATCGGCTTATGCACAAGTTGCTCGCTTCACTGAAAAGCCGGATCTCTCTGGGGCGCAGCAGCTTATTAACCAAGGCGCACTGTGGAACTGCGGTATTTATGCTTTTACGTTACGATATATGCTGTCCTGTATGGAGCAAAGTCAATTGCCGCTGAACGATAAAGAACTGTGCGCAATGTATGATAGCCTCCCGGTTCGCAGTTTCGATGAGGAGATTGCGGAGCGTACTGAACGGGCCGTTGTCCTGCCTTACGAGGGCGAATGGCACGACATCGGCAACTGGCAGACCTTAACAGAGCAGCTAGGAAGCCGAGTGATCGGGCGTGGACAAATCAGTGGTCAAACTCACGGCACACACATCGTCAATGAGCTGCCCTATCCACTTCATGTCATTGGTGTGGAGGATATTATTGCTGCTGCAAGCCTTGACGGTATTCTCATTGCATCCAAAAGCCATGCCCACGCGATCAAGGAACAGTTAGGCAAACTCCAACTTCACCCCATGCATGGTGAAACCTCTTGGGGCAGTTACCGGGTGCTGGACGAATTTGAGCACCGAAGCCCAAATGACATATTAGCTATACGACTGACGGTGTTGCCGGATCATCGCTTGAATGGGCGTATTCACGGCAGCGGACTTAAAGTATGGACGATCGTATCCGGTCGGGGAGAGGTTATGCTGAACGGAGAACGCTTTGCTGCGGCAAGCGGCTCTGTATTTAGCATTCCGGTCGATACGTATCACACGATCCGCGCCGATCTGGATTCAAAACTGGAACTAATCGAGGTTCGCCTAGGTAACAGTTTGGTGAGCGCCTTCTATAAATCCGATTCCTGCAACACGGAGTTATAA
- a CDS encoding YheC/YheD family protein, with product MNSSQAQALRSKWHKTQLLLQHGSIKPFVPETRKYSKITVKSMLEKYGMVYVKPDRGTFGKGVMKIEQEAGQRFAYQYEEKRLEFKQLDALITSLSKHMGKKSYLIQKGIHLLRHQNRYFDIRVMVQRNAKGTWESTGIIGRLGHPRKIVTNYHSGGKPMALEQLLKSHLSQSKQAELVKKLNELGITIATQLQKTYPNFRQIGVDIGLDHRFIPWIIEVNTKPDPYIFNQLTDKSMYRKVISYWRLANEKKKVTVPSKDKKNNDKNKDKHANKVDHTNKETKSIKETKSKKG from the coding sequence GTGAATTCTTCACAAGCGCAGGCGTTGCGTAGCAAATGGCATAAAACCCAATTGTTGCTCCAGCATGGCAGTATCAAGCCTTTTGTACCTGAAACCCGTAAATACAGCAAAATAACTGTGAAATCAATGTTGGAGAAGTATGGGATGGTCTATGTAAAGCCTGATCGAGGTACCTTTGGCAAAGGTGTGATGAAAATCGAACAGGAGGCAGGTCAGCGCTTCGCCTACCAATATGAGGAAAAACGTCTGGAATTCAAACAGTTAGATGCACTGATTACCAGCCTATCGAAACACATGGGTAAAAAAAGTTATCTCATTCAAAAGGGAATTCATTTACTGCGCCATCAAAATCGTTATTTTGATATCCGGGTCATGGTGCAGCGTAATGCAAAAGGGACATGGGAATCTACCGGAATTATTGGACGCTTGGGTCATCCCCGTAAAATCGTGACCAATTATCATAGTGGTGGTAAGCCGATGGCCTTGGAACAGCTACTGAAATCCCATTTATCGCAAAGTAAGCAGGCTGAGCTGGTTAAGAAGCTCAATGAACTGGGGATTACCATTGCCACACAACTACAAAAAACATATCCGAATTTCCGGCAAATTGGTGTGGACATTGGATTGGATCATCGCTTTATCCCGTGGATCATTGAGGTGAACACGAAGCCAGACCCATACATTTTTAACCAATTGACAGATAAGTCTATGTACCGAAAAGTAATAAGCTATTGGCGACTGGCTAATGAAAAAAAGAAAGTTACAGTCCCAAGCAAGGATAAGAAGAATAACGACAAGAATAAAGATAAACATGCAAATAAAGTTGATCATACAAATAAAGAAACTAAATCAATTAAAGAAACTAAATCAAAAAAAGGATGA
- a CDS encoding ABC transporter ATP-binding protein: MNSVIELNNVSWKRDNRTILDQINWQVSEGEHWAVLGLNGSGKTTMLNMINGYIWPTTGSVSVLGHTFGDVDLRELRKSIGWVSSSLQERINGSQRTQDVVISGKFASIGLYDQTTDTDYEQAVQLMSQLGCAHLVDRLYQGCSQGEKQKVLIARALMASPKLLILDEACNGLDFFSREALLDSVRQLSETPGTPNLLYVTHHIEEILPMYTHTILIRRGTVFAKGKTTDILSSETLSAFFETSVQVDWRQDRAWLSMV, translated from the coding sequence ATGAATTCTGTCATTGAGCTTAACAATGTAAGCTGGAAGAGAGATAACCGTACCATACTGGATCAAATCAATTGGCAGGTATCTGAGGGAGAGCATTGGGCTGTACTCGGCTTGAATGGATCAGGCAAAACAACGATGCTCAATATGATTAATGGCTACATATGGCCAACCACAGGTAGTGTCAGTGTATTGGGTCATACTTTTGGGGATGTAGATCTGAGGGAATTGCGCAAATCTATTGGTTGGGTCAGTTCCTCTTTACAAGAAAGGATTAATGGAAGCCAGCGTACACAGGATGTCGTCATCAGCGGTAAATTTGCCTCCATCGGACTGTATGACCAGACGACGGATACAGATTATGAACAGGCCGTTCAGCTTATGAGCCAACTGGGCTGTGCTCATCTCGTCGATCGGTTGTATCAGGGATGCTCACAGGGAGAAAAGCAAAAAGTGCTTATTGCTCGCGCGTTAATGGCCTCGCCCAAGCTGTTGATTTTGGACGAGGCGTGCAACGGGTTGGATTTTTTCTCTAGAGAAGCATTATTGGATAGCGTTCGTCAGCTGTCCGAGACGCCGGGTACTCCCAATTTATTGTATGTTACACACCATATTGAAGAAATTTTACCGATGTACACACATACGATTCTGATTCGCCGGGGCACGGTGTTTGCCAAAGGTAAAACGACTGATATCCTGAGCAGTGAAACGCTCAGTGCTTTTTTTGAAACGTCTGTGCAAGTAGACTGGAGACAGGATCGTGCATGGCTCTCTATGGTGTAG
- a CDS encoding DUF6492 family protein, which yields MSAQSDGLQKGSLSIDVLIPAIEKDLATLPLVIDSLRRHVQHRIATIYIVSPQSTKLRRLCANKKCTFIDEKTVLPITKKHIHYGTTRWDRSGWLYQQLLKMNGDKISKSSFFLVIDADTILIRPHTFRKDGKTIFYYRSWSQPEYFQTYRKLMGAKAPSPKSFVTHYMLFEKTRLAQLKQVIEAKHGKPWYNAIIQSIDRTKQFGFSEYETYANYLYSNQPSRMILRKSLNKALHSRASSLSQKQLDIYAQSYRSLSFHQRKMYQLAPQTRIQSSLK from the coding sequence ATGTCTGCGCAATCCGATGGGCTACAGAAGGGTTCCCTCTCAATCGATGTTCTAATCCCCGCAATTGAAAAAGATCTGGCTACACTACCACTAGTAATTGACAGTCTGCGCCGTCACGTGCAGCACCGAATTGCAACCATCTATATCGTTTCACCGCAAAGCACCAAACTTCGCCGTCTATGTGCAAACAAAAAGTGTACATTTATAGACGAAAAAACGGTGTTGCCCATCACTAAAAAGCATATTCATTACGGAACAACGCGCTGGGATCGCTCAGGCTGGCTGTATCAGCAATTGCTCAAAATGAATGGCGACAAAATCAGTAAATCGTCTTTTTTTCTCGTCATAGATGCGGACACCATTTTGATTCGTCCACATACGTTCCGTAAAGACGGAAAAACAATTTTTTACTATCGCAGCTGGAGTCAACCTGAGTATTTTCAAACTTACCGTAAGCTGATGGGTGCTAAAGCTCCCTCACCAAAGTCCTTTGTCACTCACTATATGCTTTTTGAAAAAACACGGCTCGCCCAGCTCAAGCAAGTTATTGAGGCCAAGCATGGGAAACCTTGGTACAACGCCATTATTCAAAGTATAGACCGGACAAAACAGTTTGGATTTTCCGAATATGAAACGTATGCCAACTATCTATACAGCAATCAGCCCTCTCGGATGATTTTGCGCAAGTCATTAAATAAAGCGCTTCATAGTCGTGCTTCTTCGCTGTCACAAAAACAATTGGATATCTATGCCCAAAGCTACCGCTCCTTATCTTTTCATCAACGCAAAATGTACCAGCTAGCTCCACAAACAAGGATTCAATCTTCATTGAAATAG
- a CDS encoding glycosyltransferase family 4 protein, with protein sequence MASKQSKAFKNRPLTIVQVISNYPDAQPVPSIKGGTEKVVHELTEELVRRGHHVSLFAARGSRSSARLITYPKGLKHSQIPQYVLRHMPSGTHIIHDHTFRSAVARRKLPCSSLCTVHLPVRRHGKNPVYVSKRARQLMGGGKGFYIYNGINTHEYEFSSEKRNYLLFMGRIIPDKGVLQAIQVAERTGKRLLIAGPIKAPVFFRREIQTRIQRNPNIRYVGPVGGDRKQKLLKHAECLLFPSLWEEPFGLVMVEAMACGTPVLALKNGSVPEVLSGFPQLICKSVGQMARKAQQKNYPSPAQLRLYVSQRFTNKQMTSNYLRLYREIIRRREQKRGHRKPIRR encoded by the coding sequence ATGGCTTCAAAGCAGAGTAAAGCATTCAAAAACCGACCTTTAACCATTGTGCAGGTCATATCCAACTATCCCGATGCACAGCCTGTTCCCTCCATCAAGGGCGGAACGGAAAAGGTCGTGCATGAATTAACAGAGGAATTAGTGAGACGAGGGCATCATGTATCTCTTTTTGCCGCCCGTGGGAGCAGGAGCAGCGCGCGGTTGATTACTTATCCCAAGGGTTTGAAACATAGTCAGATCCCCCAATATGTACTTCGGCATATGCCTTCCGGCACACATATCATTCATGACCATACTTTTCGTTCTGCTGTAGCGCGTAGGAAGCTGCCTTGCTCATCATTGTGTACCGTTCATCTTCCAGTGAGAAGACACGGTAAAAACCCGGTATATGTCAGTAAACGAGCACGTCAGCTGATGGGCGGGGGCAAAGGATTTTATATCTATAACGGCATCAACACCCATGAATACGAGTTCAGCAGTGAGAAGCGCAACTACTTGCTGTTCATGGGCAGAATTATACCGGATAAAGGTGTATTGCAGGCCATTCAGGTTGCAGAGCGAACAGGAAAAAGACTGCTTATTGCGGGTCCCATCAAAGCCCCTGTATTTTTTCGCCGAGAGATTCAGACACGAATTCAGCGCAATCCGAATATACGCTATGTGGGACCAGTTGGGGGTGATCGGAAACAGAAGCTTCTGAAACATGCAGAGTGTCTGTTGTTTCCATCACTGTGGGAAGAACCGTTCGGACTTGTAATGGTAGAGGCTATGGCTTGTGGAACACCGGTGCTGGCACTAAAAAATGGCTCTGTTCCCGAGGTGCTATCAGGCTTTCCGCAGTTGATTTGCAAATCAGTTGGACAAATGGCACGAAAGGCACAGCAAAAAAATTACCCGTCACCCGCGCAGCTTCGATTGTATGTTAGCCAAAGATTTACCAACAAACAGATGACCAGTAACTACTTGAGACTATACCGTGAAATCATTCGTCGGCGAGAACAGAAGAGAGGACACCGAAAGCCTATACGGAGGTGA